One genomic window of Lytechinus variegatus isolate NC3 chromosome 1, Lvar_3.0, whole genome shotgun sequence includes the following:
- the LOC121407562 gene encoding death-inducer obliterator 1-like isoform X1 has translation MAEEDEDSWLYGDGNEEDAPSATSPTVVAKPSSLSADAPPFMSKVSTAEDPGKEPQEPMQVDAQPEERPAEIPTSKADDGDDDDDEDDEDDSDEDSDEDQVEVTIGPIKTGPTTPHVPYGQTVAKHSPYTKVATPTTQPSSTPAASHPKPVGKGLDIEAESNINGVGLYSYELEAQEEKPWRKPGADLTDYFNYGFNEESWVAYCEKQRRIRSETGGVSLPVKNFMPYTPTPVSREPTSPDGQVSQPPRSQFRRRDSMGSTSSYKSIKERESSYLASSGTTTKPSYSSISTVGGRGVHKDNKENMGGSITVLGATSTATPEYPSSSATSSSSPGVNNISTISSIGSINSTPSPAPTGQPIQSTYSQPSNPIPQGPPSATLPPPNMPDFSKPPPSMQGPPPQGPPPQGPPPQGPPPPHMTGPPPNMGGPPPNFSGPPPMFGDGNYPPPPNQPGGPPMSGPPPPMGMHGGPPPPNMGPPPMGMVRGPPPPMGGPPPHMGMQGPPPGMGGPPPGPHGPPPMGMPPGGNWNRPPPPFGRPDGPPPPFYDQPPPMGGPGMGPGPGGPPPIGSGPPPMGMPPKSGDSKTYSQFKSNWATRGSDSESDISSGSEDNNKESDYDRDYREFSKFLSSKAEEDRAREYSRERRDRPSRDRSRDRSRDRTRERDRDRDRDRDRDRDRDRDRDRDRDRDRDRDREGRDRDRETRDRDRDRDHESRSRDRDRDRDRDRDKEKERDKRVKEKSEDKDDRVRDRYKDSRHKSSRRKRDEEDDRYSSRHRHRHSRRDRDKDGGEEFEMENPASGGEDLNPSLVGDAYHSD, from the exons ATGGCAATGAGGAAGATGCCCCGAGTGCAACTTCCCCAAC TGTGGTGGCCAAACCCAGTTCACTGTCAGCTGATGCTCCTCCATTTATGAGCAAGGTGTCTACTGCTGAAGACCCGGGAAAGGAACCACAG gaGCCTATGCAAGTTGATGCTCAACCTGAGGAGAGACCTGCTGAGATACCGACCAGTAAAGccgatgatggggatgatgatgatgatgaagatgatgaggatgatagcGATGAAGATAGTGATGAAGACCAGGTGGAAGTCACCATTGGTCCTATCAAGACTGGTCCAACAACTCCTCATGT CCCATATGGACAAACTGTGGCGAAACATTCCCCTTACACGAAGGTTGCAACACCAACTACTCAACCAT CATCAACACCAGCTGCATCTCATCCTAAACCAGTAGGAAAAGGTCTGGATATAGAGGCAGAGAGCAACATCAATGGGGTTGGTTTGTATTCTTATGAGCTTGAAGCACAGGAGGAGAAACCATGGAGAAAACCAG GTGCTGATCTGACAGATTATTTCAACTATGGTTTCAATGAGGAATCGTGGGTAGCGTATTGTGAGAAGCAGAGGAGAATAAGATCAGAAACTGGTGGAGTTTCATTACCAGTTAAGAATTTT ATGCCATACACACCAACCCCAGTTTCTAGGGAGCCTACTTCGCCTGATGGTC AAGTATCTCAGCCGCCAAGAAGTCAGTTCCGTCGGAGGGACAGCATGGGTAGCACATCAAGCTACAAATCAATAAAGGAGAGAGAGTCGTCTTACTTGGCTAGCTCAGGAACTACAACCAAGCCATCTTACTCCTCCATCTCTACTGTTGGTGGCAGAGGAGTACATAAAGATAACAAGGAAAATATGGGAGGTTCGATCACTGTGTTAGGAGCAACCAGCACGGCAACACCAGAATA CCCTAGTAGTAGTGCCACCAGCAGCAGTAGTCCGGGAGTGAATAATATCAGCACAATTAGTTCCATCGGTAGCATCAACAGTACCCCTAGCCCAGCACCTACAGGACAACCTATACAATCAACTTATAGTCAACCAAGCAATCCAATCCCTCAAGGGCCTCCCTCAGCTACCCTACCACCACCTAACATGCCAGACTTCTCTAAGCCACCACCATCAATGCAGG GTCCTCCCCCTCAAGGTCCTCCTCCTCAGGGTCCCCCTCCTCAAGGGCCCCCTCCTCCTCATATGACCGGGCCACCTCCCAACATGGGAGGACCCCCTCCTAACTTTTCAGGGCCACCACCGATGTTTGGAG ATGGTAATTACCCTCCACCACCCAACCAGCCTGGTGGCCCACCAATGTCAGGCCCACCACCCCCTATGGGAATGCATGGTGGTCCTCCACCACCTAACATGGGCCCACCACCTATGGGCATGGTTAGAGGACCACCCCCACCCATGGGGGGTCCACCACCCCATATGGGTATGCAAGGTCCCCCACCAGGAATGGGAGGTCCTCCACCAGGCCCGCATGGACCCCCGCCGATGGGAATGCCTCCTGGTGGTAACTGGAACAGACCACCTCCACCCTTTGGGAGACCAG ATGGACCTCCACCTCCTTTCTATGACCAGCCCCCACCCATGGGTGGACCAGGAATGGGACCCGGTCCTGGTGGTCCTCCACCTATTGGGTCTGGACCACCTCCTATGGGTATGCCACCCAAGTCTGGGGATTCCAAGACCTACTCTCAGTTTAAGTCTAACTGGGCTACCAGAGGTAGTGATTCAGAAAGTGACATCAGCAG TGGAAGtgaagataataataaagagTCAGACTATGACAGAGACTACAGGGAATTCAGTAAATTTCTCAGCAG TAAAGCTGAGGAAGACAGAGCAAGAGAATACAGCAGAGAAAGACGGGATAGACCCAGCAGAGACCGTAGCAGGGATAGGAGTAGAGATAGAACTAGGGAGCGAGATCGCGATCGTGACAGAGACAGAGACCGCGATCGTGATAGAGATCGTGATCGGGATAGGGACCGTGATCGGGATCGTGATCGTGATAGAGAAGGTAGAGATAGGGACCGGGAAACCAGAGACAGGGATCGTGATCGTGATCATGAAAGCCGCAGTAGAGACCGTGATCGTGATCGCGATAGAGATCGTGataaggagaaagagagagacaaacGGGTTAAAGAAAAGAGTGAAGACAAAGATGACAGAGTTCGAGATCGATACAAGGATTCTAGGCATAAATCATCAAGAAG GAAACGAGACGAAGAGGATGACAGGTACAGCTCACGTCACAGGCACAGACACTCCCGTCGGGATCGGGATAAAGATGGGGGTGAAGAATTTGAGATGGAAAACCCTGCCAGTGGAGGAGAAGATCTTAACCCATCTCTTGTAGGCGATGCATACCATTCAGACTAG
- the LOC121407562 gene encoding formin-2-like isoform X3 translates to MAEEDEDSWLYGDGNEEDAPSATSPTVVAKPSSLSADAPPFMSKVSTAEDPGKEPQEPMQVDAQPEERPAEIPTSKADDGDDDDDEDDEDDSDEDSDEDQVEVTIGPIKTGPTTPHVPYGQTVAKHSPYTKVATPTTQPSSTPAASHPKPVGKGLDIEAESNINGVGLYSYELEAQEEKPWRKPGADLTDYFNYGFNEESWVAYCEKQRRIRSETGGVSLPVKNFMPYTPTPVSREPTSPDGQVSQPPRSQFRRRDSMGSTSSYKSIKERESSYLASSGTTTKPSYSSISTVGGRGVHKDNKENMGGSITVLGATSTATPEYPSSSATSSSSPGVNNISTISSIGSINSTPSPAPTGQPIQSTYSQPSNPIPQGPPSATLPPPNMPDFSKPPPSMQGPPPQGPPPQGPPPPHMTGPPPNMGGPPPNFSGPPPMFGDGNYPPPPNQPGGPPMSGPPPPMGMHGGPPPPNMGPPPMGMVRGPPPPMGGPPPHMGMQGPPPGMGGPPPGPHGPPPMGMPPGGNWNRPPPPFGRPDGPPPPFYDQPPPMGGPGMGPGPGGPPPIGSGPPPMGMPPKSGDSKTYSQFKSNWATRGSDSESDISSGSEDNNKESDYDRDYREFSKFLSSKAEEDRAREYSRERRDRPSRDRSRDRSRDRTRERDRDRDRDRDRDRDRDRDRDRDRDRDRDRDREGRDRDRETRDRDRDRDHESRSRDRDRDRDRDRDKEKERDKRVKEKSEDKDDRVRDRYKDSRHKSSRRKRDEEDDRYSSRHRHRHSRRDRDKDGGEEFEMENPASGGEDLNPSLVGDAYHSD, encoded by the exons ATGGCAATGAGGAAGATGCCCCGAGTGCAACTTCCCCAAC TGTGGTGGCCAAACCCAGTTCACTGTCAGCTGATGCTCCTCCATTTATGAGCAAGGTGTCTACTGCTGAAGACCCGGGAAAGGAACCACAG gaGCCTATGCAAGTTGATGCTCAACCTGAGGAGAGACCTGCTGAGATACCGACCAGTAAAGccgatgatggggatgatgatgatgatgaagatgatgaggatgatagcGATGAAGATAGTGATGAAGACCAGGTGGAAGTCACCATTGGTCCTATCAAGACTGGTCCAACAACTCCTCATGT CCCATATGGACAAACTGTGGCGAAACATTCCCCTTACACGAAGGTTGCAACACCAACTACTCAACCAT CATCAACACCAGCTGCATCTCATCCTAAACCAGTAGGAAAAGGTCTGGATATAGAGGCAGAGAGCAACATCAATGGGGTTGGTTTGTATTCTTATGAGCTTGAAGCACAGGAGGAGAAACCATGGAGAAAACCAG GTGCTGATCTGACAGATTATTTCAACTATGGTTTCAATGAGGAATCGTGGGTAGCGTATTGTGAGAAGCAGAGGAGAATAAGATCAGAAACTGGTGGAGTTTCATTACCAGTTAAGAATTTT ATGCCATACACACCAACCCCAGTTTCTAGGGAGCCTACTTCGCCTGATGGTC AAGTATCTCAGCCGCCAAGAAGTCAGTTCCGTCGGAGGGACAGCATGGGTAGCACATCAAGCTACAAATCAATAAAGGAGAGAGAGTCGTCTTACTTGGCTAGCTCAGGAACTACAACCAAGCCATCTTACTCCTCCATCTCTACTGTTGGTGGCAGAGGAGTACATAAAGATAACAAGGAAAATATGGGAGGTTCGATCACTGTGTTAGGAGCAACCAGCACGGCAACACCAGAATA CCCTAGTAGTAGTGCCACCAGCAGCAGTAGTCCGGGAGTGAATAATATCAGCACAATTAGTTCCATCGGTAGCATCAACAGTACCCCTAGCCCAGCACCTACAGGACAACCTATACAATCAACTTATAGTCAACCAAGCAATCCAATCCCTCAAGGGCCTCCCTCAGCTACCCTACCACCACCTAACATGCCAGACTTCTCTAAGCCACCACCATCAATGCAGG GTCCTCCTCCTCAGGGTCCCCCTCCTCAAGGGCCCCCTCCTCCTCATATGACCGGGCCACCTCCCAACATGGGAGGACCCCCTCCTAACTTTTCAGGGCCACCACCGATGTTTGGAG ATGGTAATTACCCTCCACCACCCAACCAGCCTGGTGGCCCACCAATGTCAGGCCCACCACCCCCTATGGGAATGCATGGTGGTCCTCCACCACCTAACATGGGCCCACCACCTATGGGCATGGTTAGAGGACCACCCCCACCCATGGGGGGTCCACCACCCCATATGGGTATGCAAGGTCCCCCACCAGGAATGGGAGGTCCTCCACCAGGCCCGCATGGACCCCCGCCGATGGGAATGCCTCCTGGTGGTAACTGGAACAGACCACCTCCACCCTTTGGGAGACCAG ATGGACCTCCACCTCCTTTCTATGACCAGCCCCCACCCATGGGTGGACCAGGAATGGGACCCGGTCCTGGTGGTCCTCCACCTATTGGGTCTGGACCACCTCCTATGGGTATGCCACCCAAGTCTGGGGATTCCAAGACCTACTCTCAGTTTAAGTCTAACTGGGCTACCAGAGGTAGTGATTCAGAAAGTGACATCAGCAG TGGAAGtgaagataataataaagagTCAGACTATGACAGAGACTACAGGGAATTCAGTAAATTTCTCAGCAG TAAAGCTGAGGAAGACAGAGCAAGAGAATACAGCAGAGAAAGACGGGATAGACCCAGCAGAGACCGTAGCAGGGATAGGAGTAGAGATAGAACTAGGGAGCGAGATCGCGATCGTGACAGAGACAGAGACCGCGATCGTGATAGAGATCGTGATCGGGATAGGGACCGTGATCGGGATCGTGATCGTGATAGAGAAGGTAGAGATAGGGACCGGGAAACCAGAGACAGGGATCGTGATCGTGATCATGAAAGCCGCAGTAGAGACCGTGATCGTGATCGCGATAGAGATCGTGataaggagaaagagagagacaaacGGGTTAAAGAAAAGAGTGAAGACAAAGATGACAGAGTTCGAGATCGATACAAGGATTCTAGGCATAAATCATCAAGAAG GAAACGAGACGAAGAGGATGACAGGTACAGCTCACGTCACAGGCACAGACACTCCCGTCGGGATCGGGATAAAGATGGGGGTGAAGAATTTGAGATGGAAAACCCTGCCAGTGGAGGAGAAGATCTTAACCCATCTCTTGTAGGCGATGCATACCATTCAGACTAG
- the LOC121407562 gene encoding death-inducer obliterator 1-like isoform X2, giving the protein MAEEDEDSWLYGDGNEEDAPSATSPTVVAKPSSLSADAPPFMSKVSTAEDPGKEPQEPMQVDAQPEERPAEIPTSKADDGDDDDDEDDEDDSDEDSDEDQVEVTIGPIKTGPTTPHVPYGQTVAKHSPYTKVATPTTQPSSTPAASHPKPVGKGLDIEAESNINGVGLYSYELEAQEEKPWRKPGADLTDYFNYGFNEESWVAYCEKQRRIRSETGGVSLPVKNFMPYTPTPVSREPTSPDGLSQPPRSQFRRRDSMGSTSSYKSIKERESSYLASSGTTTKPSYSSISTVGGRGVHKDNKENMGGSITVLGATSTATPEYPSSSATSSSSPGVNNISTISSIGSINSTPSPAPTGQPIQSTYSQPSNPIPQGPPSATLPPPNMPDFSKPPPSMQGPPPQGPPPQGPPPQGPPPPHMTGPPPNMGGPPPNFSGPPPMFGDGNYPPPPNQPGGPPMSGPPPPMGMHGGPPPPNMGPPPMGMVRGPPPPMGGPPPHMGMQGPPPGMGGPPPGPHGPPPMGMPPGGNWNRPPPPFGRPDGPPPPFYDQPPPMGGPGMGPGPGGPPPIGSGPPPMGMPPKSGDSKTYSQFKSNWATRGSDSESDISSGSEDNNKESDYDRDYREFSKFLSSKAEEDRAREYSRERRDRPSRDRSRDRSRDRTRERDRDRDRDRDRDRDRDRDRDRDRDRDRDRDREGRDRDRETRDRDRDRDHESRSRDRDRDRDRDRDKEKERDKRVKEKSEDKDDRVRDRYKDSRHKSSRRKRDEEDDRYSSRHRHRHSRRDRDKDGGEEFEMENPASGGEDLNPSLVGDAYHSD; this is encoded by the exons ATGGCAATGAGGAAGATGCCCCGAGTGCAACTTCCCCAAC TGTGGTGGCCAAACCCAGTTCACTGTCAGCTGATGCTCCTCCATTTATGAGCAAGGTGTCTACTGCTGAAGACCCGGGAAAGGAACCACAG gaGCCTATGCAAGTTGATGCTCAACCTGAGGAGAGACCTGCTGAGATACCGACCAGTAAAGccgatgatggggatgatgatgatgatgaagatgatgaggatgatagcGATGAAGATAGTGATGAAGACCAGGTGGAAGTCACCATTGGTCCTATCAAGACTGGTCCAACAACTCCTCATGT CCCATATGGACAAACTGTGGCGAAACATTCCCCTTACACGAAGGTTGCAACACCAACTACTCAACCAT CATCAACACCAGCTGCATCTCATCCTAAACCAGTAGGAAAAGGTCTGGATATAGAGGCAGAGAGCAACATCAATGGGGTTGGTTTGTATTCTTATGAGCTTGAAGCACAGGAGGAGAAACCATGGAGAAAACCAG GTGCTGATCTGACAGATTATTTCAACTATGGTTTCAATGAGGAATCGTGGGTAGCGTATTGTGAGAAGCAGAGGAGAATAAGATCAGAAACTGGTGGAGTTTCATTACCAGTTAAGAATTTT ATGCCATACACACCAACCCCAGTTTCTAGGGAGCCTACTTCGCCTGATGGTC TATCTCAGCCGCCAAGAAGTCAGTTCCGTCGGAGGGACAGCATGGGTAGCACATCAAGCTACAAATCAATAAAGGAGAGAGAGTCGTCTTACTTGGCTAGCTCAGGAACTACAACCAAGCCATCTTACTCCTCCATCTCTACTGTTGGTGGCAGAGGAGTACATAAAGATAACAAGGAAAATATGGGAGGTTCGATCACTGTGTTAGGAGCAACCAGCACGGCAACACCAGAATA CCCTAGTAGTAGTGCCACCAGCAGCAGTAGTCCGGGAGTGAATAATATCAGCACAATTAGTTCCATCGGTAGCATCAACAGTACCCCTAGCCCAGCACCTACAGGACAACCTATACAATCAACTTATAGTCAACCAAGCAATCCAATCCCTCAAGGGCCTCCCTCAGCTACCCTACCACCACCTAACATGCCAGACTTCTCTAAGCCACCACCATCAATGCAGG GTCCTCCCCCTCAAGGTCCTCCTCCTCAGGGTCCCCCTCCTCAAGGGCCCCCTCCTCCTCATATGACCGGGCCACCTCCCAACATGGGAGGACCCCCTCCTAACTTTTCAGGGCCACCACCGATGTTTGGAG ATGGTAATTACCCTCCACCACCCAACCAGCCTGGTGGCCCACCAATGTCAGGCCCACCACCCCCTATGGGAATGCATGGTGGTCCTCCACCACCTAACATGGGCCCACCACCTATGGGCATGGTTAGAGGACCACCCCCACCCATGGGGGGTCCACCACCCCATATGGGTATGCAAGGTCCCCCACCAGGAATGGGAGGTCCTCCACCAGGCCCGCATGGACCCCCGCCGATGGGAATGCCTCCTGGTGGTAACTGGAACAGACCACCTCCACCCTTTGGGAGACCAG ATGGACCTCCACCTCCTTTCTATGACCAGCCCCCACCCATGGGTGGACCAGGAATGGGACCCGGTCCTGGTGGTCCTCCACCTATTGGGTCTGGACCACCTCCTATGGGTATGCCACCCAAGTCTGGGGATTCCAAGACCTACTCTCAGTTTAAGTCTAACTGGGCTACCAGAGGTAGTGATTCAGAAAGTGACATCAGCAG TGGAAGtgaagataataataaagagTCAGACTATGACAGAGACTACAGGGAATTCAGTAAATTTCTCAGCAG TAAAGCTGAGGAAGACAGAGCAAGAGAATACAGCAGAGAAAGACGGGATAGACCCAGCAGAGACCGTAGCAGGGATAGGAGTAGAGATAGAACTAGGGAGCGAGATCGCGATCGTGACAGAGACAGAGACCGCGATCGTGATAGAGATCGTGATCGGGATAGGGACCGTGATCGGGATCGTGATCGTGATAGAGAAGGTAGAGATAGGGACCGGGAAACCAGAGACAGGGATCGTGATCGTGATCATGAAAGCCGCAGTAGAGACCGTGATCGTGATCGCGATAGAGATCGTGataaggagaaagagagagacaaacGGGTTAAAGAAAAGAGTGAAGACAAAGATGACAGAGTTCGAGATCGATACAAGGATTCTAGGCATAAATCATCAAGAAG GAAACGAGACGAAGAGGATGACAGGTACAGCTCACGTCACAGGCACAGACACTCCCGTCGGGATCGGGATAAAGATGGGGGTGAAGAATTTGAGATGGAAAACCCTGCCAGTGGAGGAGAAGATCTTAACCCATCTCTTGTAGGCGATGCATACCATTCAGACTAG